The following proteins are encoded in a genomic region of Maribacter hydrothermalis:
- a CDS encoding DUF721 domain-containing protein, translating into MASRGNDNTSMKEALSAFIQKNKLEKGIDKVDAREAWARLMGNGVNNYTTEIELRFDTLYVSLSSSVLREELSLGKSKIIRMINEEIGKELVKKLVLR; encoded by the coding sequence ATGGCAAGTCGAGGCAACGATAATACTTCAATGAAAGAAGCACTTTCTGCATTTATTCAAAAAAATAAATTAGAAAAAGGAATAGATAAGGTAGATGCAAGAGAAGCATGGGCCAGACTAATGGGCAATGGAGTTAATAACTACACCACTGAAATAGAATTACGTTTCGACACCCTATATGTTTCATTAAGCTCTTCTGTTTTACGAGAGGAACTAAGCTTGGGAAAATCAAAAATCATAAGAATGATTAATGAAGAAATTGGTAAAGAACTAGTAAAAAAGTTGGTACTTAGATAG
- the recF gene encoding DNA replication/repair protein RecF (All proteins in this family for which functions are known are DNA-binding proteins that assist the filamentation of RecA onto DNA for the initiation of recombination or recombinational repair.) — translation MLLRELSLINYKNFESKDLAFDAKINCFVGDNGIGKTNILDSIYHLSFGKSYFNPIASQNIRHGSDFFVIDGTFEKENREEKIVCSLKRNNKKIIKRNGKAYERFADHIGLLPLVIISPADRDLIIEGSDTRRKFIDGVISQSDKNYLQNLINYNKIVSQRNALLKYFAANRTFNNDTLTVYNEQLHTYGTEIYKKRTLFLEAFIPIFQEQYKAITGDNEKVSLTYDSKLTKYDMLTLLNKNIEKDRALQYTSVGIHKDDLSFEISEYPIKKFGSQGQQKSFLIALKFAQFHFMKSQSGTTPILILDDIFDKLDEHRVSHIITLVNNENFGQIFISDTHADRTESVVKKIHQSYKIFKL, via the coding sequence ATGCTGCTTAGAGAATTATCCTTGATAAATTATAAAAATTTTGAGTCTAAGGACCTAGCTTTCGATGCCAAAATAAATTGCTTTGTGGGCGACAACGGTATTGGAAAAACAAATATTCTAGATTCTATATATCACTTATCTTTTGGCAAAAGCTATTTTAATCCTATCGCATCTCAAAATATAAGGCATGGGTCGGACTTCTTTGTTATCGATGGCACTTTTGAAAAAGAAAATAGAGAGGAAAAAATTGTTTGCAGCTTAAAGCGTAATAATAAGAAAATAATAAAACGAAACGGAAAAGCTTATGAGCGTTTTGCGGACCATATAGGTTTATTACCCTTGGTAATAATTTCACCAGCAGACCGTGACCTTATTATTGAGGGAAGCGACACGAGAAGAAAATTTATTGATGGGGTAATTTCCCAGTCAGACAAAAATTATTTACAAAATCTTATTAATTACAATAAAATAGTATCTCAACGAAATGCGCTTTTAAAATATTTTGCAGCCAATAGAACTTTTAACAATGATACCTTAACCGTATATAATGAGCAACTACATACTTATGGAACAGAAATTTATAAAAAGCGTACCCTATTTTTAGAAGCATTTATTCCCATTTTTCAAGAGCAATACAAGGCAATTACGGGAGATAACGAAAAAGTATCGCTCACGTATGATAGTAAGTTAACAAAATACGATATGTTAACTTTATTAAATAAAAATATAGAAAAAGATCGTGCGCTACAATATACTAGTGTTGGCATTCATAAAGACGATCTAAGTTTTGAAATTAGCGAGTACCCTATTAAAAAATTTGGAAGTCAGGGACAGCAAAAATCCTTTTTAATTGCGTTGAAATTTGCACAATTTCATTTTATGAAATCGCAAAGTGGCACTACACCTATTTTGATTTTAGATGATATTTTTGACAAATTAGATGAGCATCGTGTTTCTCATATTATTACCTTGGTAAACAATGAAAATTTTGGACAGATTTTCATTAGTGATACTCATGCCGATAGAACGGAAAGTGTTGTTAAAAAAATTCATCAATCTTATAAAATATTTAAATTGTAA
- a CDS encoding tetratricopeptide repeat protein — translation MATYKKRGYKPETKAEKQEFDEQESTTAEVFSSLDEGASRSEEWVSKNQNFILGAIGVIAISVLGYLAYSQFVVKPKEASAANEMYYPQQYFDQALASTTAKDSLFTLALEGADGKYGFLDIIEEYNGTKAANLANYSAGMAYLNMNKYQEAITYLEDFSSEDAVLGALAKGGLGDAFMQLGQASDALGYYEDAIAHSKNEFTTPKFLYKAGVTALEMGDKAKALGFFERIKNEFPKSENANSINAFIGMAKSGE, via the coding sequence ATGGCTACATATAAGAAAAGAGGATATAAACCTGAAACAAAAGCTGAAAAGCAAGAATTTGATGAACAGGAAAGCACAACAGCTGAAGTTTTTAGTTCGTTAGATGAAGGAGCCTCTAGATCAGAAGAATGGGTTTCTAAAAATCAAAACTTTATTTTAGGTGCCATAGGTGTAATTGCCATTAGTGTTTTAGGTTATTTAGCTTACAGTCAGTTTGTGGTTAAGCCTAAAGAAGCTAGTGCAGCAAATGAAATGTATTATCCACAACAATATTTTGATCAAGCTTTGGCCAGTACAACTGCAAAAGATTCTTTGTTTACTTTGGCTTTAGAAGGTGCTGACGGTAAATATGGTTTTTTAGATATCATAGAGGAATATAATGGTACTAAGGCTGCCAACTTGGCAAATTATAGCGCAGGAATGGCTTACTTAAATATGAATAAGTACCAAGAAGCAATTACGTATTTAGAAGATTTTAGTTCAGAGGATGCTGTCTTAGGTGCTTTGGCAAAAGGTGGCTTAGGTGATGCATTTATGCAATTAGGCCAAGCTTCCGATGCTTTAGGGTATTATGAAGATGCCATTGCGCATAGCAAAAATGAGTTTACAACTCCTAAATTTTTATATAAGGCCGGGGTAACTGCATTAGAAATGGGTGACAAAGCTAAAGCACTTGGCTTTTTTGAAAGAATTAAAAATGAGTTTCCTAAATCAGAAAATGCTAATTCTATCAATGCTTTTATTGGAATGGCTAAAAGTGGTGAGTAA
- the ribH gene encoding 6,7-dimethyl-8-ribityllumazine synthase: MATINKNLSVYDKATIPNANKLRFGIVVSEWNSEITEGLYSGAVEALKDCGATENNIIRWNVPGSFELTFGAKKMIETLKLNAVIAIGSVIQGETKHFDFVCDATAQGIKDLNVIMNVPVIFCVLTDNNIQQSRDRSGGKHGNKGTEAAIAAIKMAVLGK, translated from the coding sequence ATGGCAACAATAAATAAAAATTTATCTGTTTATGATAAAGCAACAATCCCAAACGCGAACAAACTTCGGTTTGGGATTGTTGTTTCTGAATGGAATTCTGAAATAACCGAGGGGTTATATTCTGGAGCCGTAGAAGCTTTAAAAGACTGCGGAGCAACAGAAAATAATATAATACGTTGGAATGTGCCAGGTAGTTTTGAACTTACGTTCGGTGCTAAGAAAATGATAGAAACCCTAAAGCTTAATGCAGTTATTGCTATTGGAAGTGTAATACAGGGCGAGACAAAGCATTTCGATTTTGTTTGCGATGCCACTGCGCAAGGCATTAAAGATTTAAATGTAATTATGAATGTTCCTGTTATTTTCTGTGTTCTTACAGATAATAATATACAACAGTCAAGAGATCGTAGCGGTGGTAAACATGGCAATAAAGGTACAGAAGCTGCTATAGCTGCTATTAAAATGGCGGTACTAGGTAAATAA
- a CDS encoding riboflavin synthase subunit beta, translated as MLTNFGIPSVPCFSILSNFGVMGMLSKITRLRKNRTFEYNPRFYDDKGKGNPYKMEPKFDQFRSTLNTSRGLKRKINSAIEDSKRKGDRNLRIRMIIIIAVLLLIFLYIIDFDLSIFFS; from the coding sequence GTGTTAACAAATTTTGGCATTCCTAGTGTGCCCTGTTTTTCTATTTTAAGTAACTTTGGTGTTATGGGGATGTTGAGCAAAATAACGCGGTTACGAAAAAATAGAACTTTTGAGTATAATCCTAGATTTTACGATGATAAAGGTAAAGGGAACCCATATAAAATGGAACCTAAGTTCGACCAATTTCGTAGTACTCTTAATACATCTCGAGGTTTAAAAAGAAAAATTAATAGCGCAATAGAGGACTCTAAAAGAAAAGGAGACCGAAATCTAAGAATTAGAATGATTATTATTATTGCTGTTTTGTTGTTGATTTTTCTTTATATCATTGATTTTGACCTCTCAATTTTCTTTTCTTAA
- the mutL gene encoding DNA mismatch repair endonuclease MutL: MADIIKLLPDHVANQIAAGEVVQRPSSVVKELLENAIDAGATEIQLIVKGGGKTLIQIVDNGKGMSGTDARLSFERHATSKIQKAEDLFNLHTKGFRGEALASIAAIAHVEMLTRTEEDEIGTRIKIEGSKVVAQEVVVAPKGTSMLVKNLFFNIPARRNFLKSDQVEFRHITDEFHRISLAHPQVAFNFYNNGSDVFQLPANDFRKRIVQIFGRKTDEKLVPVNEETHVVKISGYIQKPEFAKKSRGEQFFFANNRFIKSPYLHHAILGAFEGLIRPGTHPGYFLNLEVDPGTIDINIHPTKTEVKFDDEHTLYAMLKSTVKHSLGQFNVIPAIDFNQDQNLDTPYSYKNKEVGIPQVVVDSSFNPFEAVKTTKGNSTSNYMKSKVDGWESLYSGIQMAVDTKGHSHVEFESEVVNSSIFDDGKEIIDHTTTTFQLRKKYIITTIKSGMVVINQSRAHQRVLYENFLKNITIKEAVSQQLLFPLMLSFSTNEINILQEIKDNLCTVGFVFGEVSQEGVEILGVPVLVVESEVQMIMEQLISDFQQEIPGDSFSQSDMLAKTLAKTLSVKTGETLDEFSQVKLVNDLFACKETTLSPFNKKVYVTITENDIERKFI; the protein is encoded by the coding sequence ATGGCTGATATTATTAAATTATTGCCAGATCATGTAGCAAATCAAATTGCTGCGGGTGAAGTTGTTCAGCGTCCGTCTTCGGTAGTAAAAGAGCTTTTAGAAAATGCAATTGATGCAGGGGCTACAGAAATTCAATTAATTGTAAAAGGTGGAGGTAAAACATTAATACAAATAGTTGATAACGGTAAAGGTATGAGTGGTACCGATGCTCGTTTAAGTTTTGAGCGACATGCTACTTCTAAAATTCAAAAAGCAGAAGACTTATTTAATTTACATACCAAAGGTTTTAGAGGGGAGGCATTGGCTTCAATTGCCGCTATTGCACATGTTGAAATGCTTACTAGAACTGAAGAGGACGAAATTGGAACACGCATAAAAATAGAAGGTAGTAAAGTGGTAGCTCAAGAAGTTGTTGTTGCTCCAAAAGGTACCTCAATGCTTGTTAAAAACCTATTCTTTAATATTCCAGCTCGTAGAAACTTTTTAAAATCTGACCAGGTAGAATTTAGGCATATTACCGACGAATTTCATAGAATATCTTTAGCTCACCCACAAGTAGCTTTTAATTTCTATAACAATGGTAGTGACGTTTTTCAATTACCAGCCAATGATTTCAGAAAACGTATTGTTCAAATATTTGGCAGAAAAACGGATGAAAAATTAGTGCCGGTCAATGAGGAGACCCATGTGGTGAAAATTTCCGGTTATATTCAAAAACCTGAATTTGCTAAAAAGAGCAGGGGAGAGCAATTTTTCTTTGCTAATAATAGATTTATAAAAAGTCCGTATTTGCATCACGCAATTCTTGGAGCTTTTGAAGGATTAATACGCCCTGGTACGCACCCTGGTTATTTTTTGAATTTAGAGGTAGATCCAGGTACTATCGATATCAATATACATCCAACAAAAACAGAAGTTAAATTTGATGATGAGCATACCTTGTATGCCATGCTTAAATCTACAGTTAAACATAGTTTGGGTCAGTTCAACGTAATTCCAGCTATAGATTTTAATCAAGACCAAAATTTAGACACGCCTTATTCGTACAAGAATAAAGAAGTGGGTATACCACAAGTAGTTGTTGATTCATCGTTTAATCCGTTTGAAGCGGTTAAAACTACCAAAGGAAATTCTACAAGTAATTATATGAAGTCAAAGGTAGATGGGTGGGAGAGTTTGTATAGCGGTATTCAAATGGCCGTAGATACCAAAGGACATAGTCATGTAGAGTTTGAGTCTGAAGTGGTCAATAGTAGTATTTTTGATGACGGAAAAGAGATAATAGATCATACGACCACAACCTTTCAATTACGAAAGAAATATATTATTACTACTATTAAATCTGGGATGGTCGTTATTAATCAAAGTAGGGCGCATCAACGGGTGCTTTATGAGAATTTTTTAAAGAATATAACTATTAAAGAAGCTGTAAGTCAACAATTGTTATTTCCTTTAATGTTGTCATTCTCAACTAATGAAATTAATATATTACAGGAGATTAAAGATAATTTATGCACCGTAGGTTTTGTATTTGGGGAAGTTTCTCAAGAGGGAGTAGAAATTTTGGGAGTACCAGTGCTGGTTGTTGAAAGTGAAGTACAAATGATTATGGAGCAACTGATTTCTGATTTTCAGCAAGAAATACCCGGAGATAGTTTTTCACAAAGTGATATGCTTGCTAAAACACTCGCTAAAACATTGTCAGTAAAAACAGGTGAAACCTTAGATGAGTTTTCTCAAGTGAAATTGGTAAATGATTTATTTGCTTGTAAGGAAACAACTTTAAGTCCGTTTAACAAAAAAGTATACGTGACTATTACCGAAAATGATATTGAACGAAAATTTATATAA
- a CDS encoding rhomboid family intramembrane serine protease → MGRITETIKHLLIINVLFFVATQMYGAQMYEWFSLYFPKNEHFRLWQIISHMFMHGGFMHILFNMYALWAFGTPLERMWGRNKFLFFYISAGLGAALIHIGVNYYYYNAGMSALIESGLSESSILEIINSGQYSTEWYSIAGKSTIDNFLGAFNTPVVGASGAIYGILVAFGMSFPNSELFLIFLPVPIKAKFFIPVLIALDLFSGVTGYSLFGQGIAHFAHVGGALFGFLMMWYWKKNQFNNNRWD, encoded by the coding sequence ATGGGAAGAATAACAGAAACAATAAAACACTTACTTATTATTAATGTTCTGTTTTTTGTAGCTACACAAATGTATGGAGCACAAATGTATGAGTGGTTTTCGCTTTATTTTCCAAAAAACGAACATTTTCGACTGTGGCAAATAATTAGCCACATGTTCATGCATGGGGGTTTTATGCATATACTATTTAATATGTACGCACTTTGGGCTTTTGGTACACCATTAGAACGCATGTGGGGTAGAAATAAGTTCTTGTTCTTCTACATATCTGCAGGTCTTGGTGCGGCATTAATACATATTGGAGTTAATTATTACTACTACAATGCAGGAATGAGCGCTTTAATAGAATCAGGACTATCAGAAAGCAGTATTTTGGAAATTATTAATAGTGGCCAATACAGTACGGAATGGTATTCAATAGCAGGTAAATCTACAATCGATAACTTTTTAGGGGCATTTAATACTCCTGTGGTTGGTGCGTCAGGGGCTATTTATGGTATTTTAGTAGCATTTGGTATGTCTTTTCCTAATAGTGAGTTGTTTCTAATATTTTTACCTGTACCTATAAAAGCGAAATTCTTTATTCCAGTTTTAATAGCTTTAGATTTATTTTCGGGAGTTACCGGATATAGTTTATTTGGGCAAGGAATTGCGCATTTTGCCCATGTTGGTGGAGCCTTGTTTGGTTTCCTTATGATGTGGTATTGGAAAAAAAATCAGTTTAATAATAATAGGTGGGATTAA
- a CDS encoding rhomboid family intramembrane serine protease has product MAQPDLKYQFSKLNVAEKLIAINVLVFIVNSLVPFLLGISKNAIVQWFELPANIVDIAFQPWSIVTYSLFHGGIGHLFWNMLLVYFVGRIFLNLFDAKRFLNVYILGVILGGLFFVLGYNIFPAFFNTNAYLIGASAGASAVLIFICTYLPNQEVRIVFFNVKLWIVGAVVVLTDLIQLPMSNSGGHLAHLGGAFLGYLYASQLLKGNDIGSGFSKFMDSIVNMFKGSEKKGPLKTVYKNKSTANNSPSVADYDKKTHQKKIDAILDKISKSGYESLSKAEKDFLFKAGKEN; this is encoded by the coding sequence ATGGCGCAACCAGATTTAAAATATCAGTTTAGTAAATTAAACGTTGCAGAAAAACTAATTGCAATTAACGTGCTGGTTTTTATCGTTAATTCATTGGTGCCTTTTCTTTTGGGTATTTCTAAAAATGCAATTGTACAATGGTTTGAGTTGCCTGCTAACATTGTAGATATTGCATTTCAACCTTGGTCAATTGTTACCTATTCACTGTTTCATGGTGGTATTGGACATTTATTTTGGAATATGCTTTTGGTGTATTTTGTTGGTCGTATTTTTCTGAACCTTTTTGATGCTAAACGATTTTTAAATGTATATATACTTGGGGTTATTTTAGGTGGTTTATTCTTTGTCTTAGGGTATAATATTTTTCCTGCATTTTTTAATACAAATGCCTATTTAATTGGAGCCTCTGCAGGTGCAAGCGCTGTACTTATTTTTATTTGTACGTATTTGCCTAATCAAGAAGTACGTATCGTTTTTTTTAATGTAAAACTTTGGATTGTTGGTGCCGTGGTAGTCTTAACTGATTTAATTCAGTTGCCCATGAGTAATTCTGGTGGGCATTTAGCTCATTTAGGGGGTGCCTTTCTTGGATATTTATATGCAAGTCAGTTGTTAAAAGGAAATGATATCGGGTCTGGTTTTTCCAAATTTATGGACAGTATTGTAAACATGTTTAAGGGTTCGGAGAAAAAGGGACCTTTAAAAACTGTTTATAAAAATAAAAGCACTGCAAATAATTCACCTTCTGTAGCGGATTATGATAAAAAAACACATCAGAAAAAAATAGATGCCATACTTGACAAAATAAGTAAGTCGGGTTACGAAAGTCTTTCTAAGGCAGAAAAGGACTTTTTGTTTAAAGCTGGTAAAGAGAATTAA
- a CDS encoding endonuclease/exonuclease/phosphatase family protein, with protein sequence MKKASFFSKIMLFLNMIFSFCLLIACIVPYTSSASLAFIGLGVPLLVGINLLFFLYWLVRRRYYFLLSLSILIYGYMSLGTFIGFNNAGTSVEIEESLSIMSFNSLGFRGKEDEWTSTAGDTIVKFIKKEGPEIVCFQEFDYKKIRSNYFKEYPYKYVDFEFGPNSGRMIQAVYSKYKIVNKGILEFTESSNSAIFVDIKYKKDTLRIYNLHLESLNIRPNNIKKERSDKLFARLRNSFAKQQEQSQIVKNHMISSPFKNIVCGDFNNTQFSNSYFTIKGDLKDSFLEKGSGYGETITFLKFPFRIDMILVDPSLEITSHKNYDIQLSDHEPILATIKIPSE encoded by the coding sequence ATGAAAAAAGCATCCTTTTTCTCTAAAATCATGTTATTCTTGAACATGATTTTTTCATTTTGCCTATTAATTGCCTGTATTGTGCCATATACTTCATCGGCTAGCTTGGCTTTTATTGGTTTAGGGGTTCCATTATTGGTGGGCATAAACTTATTGTTTTTTTTATATTGGTTAGTTCGTAGACGGTACTATTTTTTACTTTCCCTTTCAATCCTTATTTACGGCTATATGTCGTTAGGTACATTTATTGGTTTTAACAATGCTGGTACGTCTGTTGAGATTGAGGAATCTTTGTCCATTATGAGCTTTAATAGTTTAGGATTTAGAGGTAAGGAAGATGAATGGACAAGTACTGCCGGCGATACTATTGTGAAATTTATTAAAAAGGAAGGACCGGAAATTGTATGTTTTCAAGAGTTTGATTACAAAAAAATCAGGTCGAATTATTTTAAAGAATATCCTTATAAATATGTTGACTTTGAGTTTGGGCCAAACAGCGGAAGAATGATTCAAGCGGTATATTCAAAATATAAAATCGTTAATAAAGGAATACTAGAATTCACTGAATCTTCTAATAGCGCCATTTTTGTAGATATAAAATATAAAAAGGATACATTACGTATTTATAATCTTCACTTAGAATCTTTAAATATTAGACCCAATAATATTAAGAAAGAGAGGTCAGATAAATTGTTCGCTAGACTAAGAAATTCATTTGCTAAACAGCAAGAGCAATCTCAAATTGTTAAAAATCATATGATTTCTAGCCCATTTAAAAATATTGTTTGTGGGGATTTTAATAATACACAATTCTCCAACTCTTATTTCACAATTAAAGGCGATTTAAAGGATAGTTTCTTGGAAAAGGGTAGCGGTTACGGTGAAACCATAACTTTTTTGAAATTTCCGTTCAGAATTGACATGATTTTAGTAGACCCTTCTTTGGAAATTACCTCCCATAAGAATTATGATATTCAGCTTTCCGATCATGAACCAATCCTGGCAACTATTAAAATACCGAGCGAATAA
- a CDS encoding DUF6122 family protein, whose product MIRFIAHYGIHFIVPILIAFYFYKDNKFWVAIILLLGILIDVDHILANPMFDPDRCSINFHPLHSYWAIGAYTILFTFKKTRIIGLALLIHILADTVDCLFIRSVF is encoded by the coding sequence ATGATTAGGTTTATAGCGCATTATGGCATTCACTTTATAGTACCAATACTAATAGCCTTTTACTTTTATAAAGACAATAAATTTTGGGTGGCAATTATTCTATTACTAGGAATACTAATAGATGTAGATCATATATTGGCCAACCCAATGTTCGACCCAGACCGGTGTAGTATTAATTTTCACCCATTGCACAGCTATTGGGCTATAGGTGCCTACACAATTCTGTTTACCTTTAAAAAAACAAGGATAATTGGTTTAGCCCTTCTAATTCATATACTGGCAGACACGGTAGATTGTCTTTTTATTCGCTCGGTATTTTAA
- a CDS encoding WbqC family protein: protein MKLIHPTYFPNLLTFSYIMHHDICWEAEDNYQKQTLRNRTYIANDRGKHILSIPIIHVGKANGRQKYKDVLIDNSYAWQRQHWRTLQTAYRTSPFFEYYEDEIEPLYTQTFDKLQEFNLKTIGVIFDCLQLEMPTLKSTHFVDKPTDKEDYRFLVSAKLKQQLNIAPYVQVFSDRNGFIPNLSILDALFNLGPNTVEYLNHEFIIRVND from the coding sequence TTGAAATTAATTCATCCAACTTACTTTCCCAACTTACTTACATTCAGCTATATTATGCACCATGATATTTGTTGGGAGGCTGAAGACAATTATCAAAAACAAACCTTAAGAAATAGAACATATATTGCTAACGACCGTGGCAAACATATATTAAGCATACCTATTATACATGTAGGTAAAGCCAACGGTAGACAAAAGTATAAAGATGTTTTAATAGATAATTCATATGCATGGCAGCGACAACATTGGAGAACCTTACAAACTGCCTATAGAACATCGCCATTTTTTGAGTATTACGAAGACGAAATTGAGCCTTTGTACACCCAAACTTTTGATAAATTACAGGAATTTAATTTAAAAACGATAGGCGTTATTTTTGATTGTCTTCAATTAGAAATGCCAACTTTGAAATCTACTCATTTTGTTGATAAACCTACAGATAAGGAGGATTACAGATTTTTAGTTAGTGCAAAACTAAAACAACAATTAAATATAGCGCCTTATGTGCAAGTTTTTAGCGATCGCAATGGTTTTATACCTAATTTAAGCATTTTAGATGCGCTCTTTAATCTTGGACCTAACACAGTTGAATATCTAAATCATGAGTTTATTATAAGAGTTAATGATTAG
- the lepB gene encoding signal peptidase I produces the protein MNGTQWIIFILIVQVIHFLGTWKLYVKAGRKAWEAAIPVYNAIVLMQIINRPKWWVILLFIPIINLLMFPVIWVETIRSFGRNSTLETWIVVFTLGFYIYYVNYSLDVTYIQDRSLQPKTAMGEWVSSILFAIVAATLVHTYFIQPYVIPTGSLERTLRVGDFLFVSKFHYGARTPMTTVAAPMVHDTLPVLGVPSYIKKPQLPYFRLPGFTKVERNDIVVFSWPADTVRVFFKKEKGVDKPIDKKSNYVKRCVGVPGDSLEVRNGYVFINGKQLELPGSAKPQFDYTIYSSKGVSSRLLEKLDIPEFTRKYLSNPLNQEQVNGLRNYLMGYNQAANGQIELYTKSNGIPANVISKYRLSLKEVTDRERTVPLTADMVKTLKADTTIDSVIQQVTEIGKRGINLFPQSPDYPWNYSQMGTIYIPKKGTKIDLNLKVLPLYKKIIREYEGNEITVSGNQININGQPASSYTFKQDYYWMMGDNRDHSEDSRAWGYVPENHIVGTPIFIWMSFDNFTEGISNWRPRWDRIFTTVNGEGEPQSYFKYFLIILVAYFVGNWFWKRKKAKN, from the coding sequence ATGAACGGCACTCAATGGATTATTTTTATACTCATTGTACAGGTTATACACTTTTTAGGTACTTGGAAACTTTATGTAAAAGCAGGTAGAAAAGCATGGGAAGCAGCAATTCCTGTTTATAATGCCATTGTACTTATGCAAATAATCAATAGGCCTAAATGGTGGGTTATTCTTTTATTTATACCAATCATCAATTTATTAATGTTTCCAGTAATATGGGTCGAAACGATCAGAAGCTTTGGTCGAAACAGTACATTGGAGACATGGATAGTAGTTTTTACACTAGGTTTTTATATCTATTATGTAAATTATTCTTTAGATGTCACCTATATTCAAGATAGAAGTCTTCAACCAAAAACAGCTATGGGCGAATGGGTTAGTTCTATTTTATTTGCTATAGTTGCGGCAACTTTAGTACACACCTACTTTATTCAACCTTATGTAATACCTACTGGCTCATTAGAACGCACTTTAAGAGTAGGTGATTTTCTTTTCGTAAGTAAGTTTCATTATGGCGCAAGAACACCGATGACCACAGTTGCAGCCCCTATGGTACACGATACGTTGCCTGTATTGGGAGTGCCGTCGTATATAAAAAAACCACAACTTCCCTATTTTAGATTACCTGGTTTTACTAAAGTAGAAAGAAATGATATTGTCGTTTTTAGCTGGCCAGCTGATACGGTTAGGGTATTCTTCAAGAAAGAAAAAGGTGTTGACAAACCAATAGACAAAAAATCTAACTACGTAAAACGCTGCGTAGGAGTACCTGGCGATTCATTAGAAGTAAGAAATGGTTACGTATTTATAAACGGCAAACAATTAGAATTACCAGGAAGTGCCAAACCACAGTTTGATTATACAATTTATAGCTCTAAAGGGGTTTCTTCAAGATTACTGGAGAAATTAGATATTCCGGAATTCACAAGAAAATACCTATCCAATCCACTAAACCAAGAACAGGTTAATGGCCTTAGAAATTATTTAATGGGATATAACCAAGCGGCTAACGGGCAAATAGAATTGTACACAAAGAGCAATGGCATACCCGCTAATGTAATTTCTAAATATCGCTTATCCTTAAAAGAAGTTACCGATCGTGAACGTACCGTTCCATTAACCGCAGATATGGTTAAGACCCTAAAAGCAGATACCACTATAGATTCTGTTATACAACAGGTAACAGAAATAGGAAAAAGAGGTATTAACTTATTTCCTCAAAGTCCAGATTATCCTTGGAATTACAGTCAAATGGGCACTATTTATATTCCTAAAAAAGGAACAAAAATAGACTTAAACTTAAAAGTACTTCCACTTTATAAAAAGATTATCCGCGAATATGAAGGGAATGAAATTACGGTTTCGGGAAATCAAATTAACATCAATGGCCAACCAGCTTCTAGCTATACTTTTAAACAAGATTATTATTGGATGATGGGTGATAACAGGGATCACTCTGAAGACAGTAGAGCATGGGGATATGTACCAGAGAATCATATTGTAGGTACACCTATTTTCATTTGGATGAGCTTCGATAACTTTACCGAAGGCATTAGTAACTGGAGACCAAGATGGGACCGTATTTTCACTACTGTAAACGGTGAAGGCGAGCCACAATCTTATTTCAAATATTTCTTGATTATTTTAGTTGCCTATTTCGTAGGTAATTGGTTCTGGAAACGCAAAAAAGCAAAAAACTAA